One window of the Choristoneura fumiferana chromosome 18, NRCan_CFum_1, whole genome shotgun sequence genome contains the following:
- the LOC141438228 gene encoding queuosine 5'-phosphate N-glycosylase/hydrolase, which translates to MLYPAEAGEFIAKHAQHVKLHDEGLDKLCQEMLQSLNSNKLEIPDTGADSTHPSKNHPRPVDWVFVCDALNFCFWSYSGAEKWTVDGHSGYYALEAALIRAIKDGHDITNPQFYSKITEGELRNIMKGDNEAEIPLFDKRVAVLHEVGSILLEKYNGTFETCVKEANKSAVKLLQIIVDNFPCFRDENVYKGQKVAIYKRAQILVADLWNFFDREGWGEFEDINKLTMFADYRVPQVLVYFGALSYSDELMDKLKKDVLLPSGSDEEIEIRGCSIHAVELLTKKLRDIKPEVEINSSLIDYYLWCYRRKYAEEMEKVPFHKTFGIYY; encoded by the exons ATGTTGTACCCAGCAGAAGCCGGCGAGTTCATCGCGAAACACGCTCAGCACGTTAAGTTACACGATGAAGGACTCGACAAGCTATGCCAAGAG ATGCTGCAATCATTAAATAGCAACAAACTGGAGATTCCAGACACTGGTGCAGACAGCACCCATCCATCCAAAAACCATCCCAGGCCCGTTGATTGGGTGTTTGTGTGCGACGCACTCAACTTCTGCTTCTGGTCGTACTCCGGTGCTGAGAAGTGGACGGTTGATGGGCATTCGGGGTACTATGCCTTGGAGGCTGCCTTGATCAGGGCTAttaag gatGGTCACGACATTACAAATCCACAATTCTACTCCAAAATCACAGAGGGCGAACTGCGTAATATAATGAAGGGTGACAACGAGGCAGAAATACCACTCTTTGACAAACGAGTCGCAGTATTACATGAAGTAGGCAGCATATTATTAGAAAAATACAACGGTACCTTTGAGACTTGTGTCAAAGAAGCCAATAAATCCGCCGTTAAACTTCTACAGATCATTGTTGATAATTTCCCTTGCTTCAGGGATGAGAATGTTTACAAAGGGCAAAAAGTGGCAATTTACAAGAGAGCTCAGATATTAGTCGCTGATTTGTGGAACTTTTTTGATCGTGAAGGGTGGGGAGAATTTGAGGATATCAACAAGCTCACCATGTTTGCTGATTATAGGGTGCCTCAGGTGTTAGTGTACTTTGGAGCCCTGAGTTACAGTGATGAGCTCATGGATAAGCTGAAGAAAG ACGTCCTCCTCCCAAGCGGTTCAGATGAGGAGATAGAAATCCGTGGCTGCTCCATCCACGCCGTGGAACTGCTCACCAAGAAGCTTCGGGACATCAAACCAGAGGTGGAAATCAATTCCAGCCTCATCGACTACTACCTGTGGTGCTATCGAAGGAAGTATGCTGAGGAAATGGAGAAAGTGCCCTTCCATAAGACTTTTGGAATATATTACTAA
- the Nup43 gene encoding nucleoporin 43 yields the protein MSLDVQGTFVSQKINKVRWIPDEYVETKCFFTGSWDDDVNSVKVWSFESLDDEEVEYPKCLSEFPVEGDVTEIKFTDKNRIAVSTSDGNVRLLEISTYERSAPLKEVFKWEKLHRYGEDPCCCTAVATMETDIASVGEDGVINYLNGHRGDVMRTIEGADSCSLHSVCFIKYHEIISGNLRGHMKIWDLRSSDNKPTASFLLAGDELAATCILSHPTQPHIILAGSESGSLAIWDLRMNSFPTSLLSAHAASVTEMQFHPVNPLKLISCSVSGEIWEWNMEAMIKSTKGADSQVATWMPLEDKNTMVVNSLMPTLHKPINSVNCDRGRILCGADNEAVYIIKNFKY from the exons ATGTCACTAGACGTCCAAGGCACGTTCGTAtcgcaaaaaatcaataaagTGCGATGGATACCCGATGAATACGTCGAAACAAAGTGCTTTTTTACCGGcagttgggatgatgatgtcaaTTCTGTTAAAGTTTGGAGCTTTGAGAGTCTGGACGATGAAGAAGTGGAGTATCCTAAGTGCCTATCAGAGTTTCCCGTAGAAGGAGACGTAACGGAGATTAAATTTACAGACAAGAACAGAATTGCCGTGTCTACTTCCGACGGTAATGTGCGCTTGCTTGAAATTAGTACGTATGAAAGATCAGCGCCTTTAAAAGAGGTTTTTAAGTGGGAGAAACTGCACAGATATGG agaagACCCATGTTGTTGTACTGCAGTTGCCACCATGGAGACTGACATAGCCAGCGTTGGAGAGGATGGAGTCATTAATTACTTGAATGGCCACAGAGGAGACGTTATGCGAACCATTGAGGGTGCAGACAGCTGCTCCCTACATTCCgtgtgttttattaaatatcatGAG ATTATTAGTGGCAACCTTCGAGGCCACATGAAAATCTGGGACTTGAGATCTTCAGACAACAAGCCTACCGCATCCTTCCTCCTGGCTGGTGACGAGCTAGCGGCAACTTGTATCCTGAGCCACCCAACGCAACCCCACATCATCCTAGCTGGTAGCGAGTCTGGCTCCCTCGCTATATGGGACTTACGTATGAACTCATTCCCTACTTCTCTACTTAGTGCTCATGCTGCCAGTGTAACAGAGATGCAGTTCCATCCTGTTAATCCGTTGAAACTTATATCTTGTTCCGTATCTGGTGAAATTTGGGAGTGGAATATGGAAGCTATGATTAAGAGCACCAAGGGAGCTGATAGCCAGGTAGCTACATGGATGCCATTGGAAGATAAGAATACTATGGTTGTTAACTCGTTGATGCCAACGCTACATAAGCCGATTAACTCTGTGAACTGTGATCGGGGGAGAATATTGTGTGGGGCTGATAATGAAGCTGTGTATATTATTAAGAACTTTAAGTATTGA